A genomic window from Etheostoma spectabile isolate EspeVRDwgs_2016 chromosome 13, UIUC_Espe_1.0, whole genome shotgun sequence includes:
- the cldn2 gene encoding claudin-2: MASAALELMGFFLGLLGLLGTMVATVLPYWQISAHIGSNIVTAVGNMRGLWMECVYQSTGAFQCETYNSMLSLPSNLQASRALMIISIVLSILAIAMAALGMQCTLCLEGAGTVKSRVAGASGCLFLASGFFSLIPVAWTTHEVVQTFYQPNLPSSMKFELGECLFIGLASALISMLGGGMLSVSCCEEHNGGRGRRHGGGYPYPAGGGVPGTGLRTTSQTYHNPTLQVGGINTANRGQTLVRGTSHSSQSSAQGIQGAQKSTAAGYDITGYV, encoded by the coding sequence atggcatCAGCAGCTCTGGAGCTGATGGGCTTCTTCCTGGGCCTGCTGGGGCTGCTGGGCACCATGGTCGCCACAGTGCTACCATACTGGCAGATTTCTGCCCACATCGGCTCCAACATTGTCACGGCTGTGGGCAACATGAGGGGCCTGTGGATGGAGTGCGTCTACCAGAGCACAGGGGCCTTTCAGTGCGAGACCTACAACTCCATGCTGTCCCTGCCCTCCAACCTGCAGGCCTCTCGCGCCCTCATGATCATCTCCATTGTGCTATCTATACTCGCTATTGCCATGGCGGCCCTGGGGATGCAGTGCACTCTCTGTTTGGAGGGTGCAGGTACAGTTAAGAGTCGTGTGGCAGGTGCCAGCGGGTGCTTGTTCCTTGCTTCCGGCTTCTTTTCACTCATTCCGGTGGCATGGACCACACACGAGGTGGTCCAGACCTTCTACCAACCCAACTTGCCTTCCAGTATGAAGTTTGAGCTGGGGGAGTGTCTCTTTATTGGTCTGGCCTCTGCGCTTATCTCCATGCTTGGAGGGGGGATGCTGTCTGTGTCATGCTGTGAGGAGCATAATGGCGGCCGTGGGAGACGGCACGGCGGAGGGTATCCATACCCGGCAGGAGGCGGCGTGCCGGGCACAGGGTTACGGACTACCTCACAGACCTACCACAACCCCACCCTGCAGGTGGGCGGCATCAACACGGCCAACAGGGGGCAGACGCTGGTCCGCGGTACCAGTCACAGCTCCCAGTCGAGTGCACAAGGAATCCAGGGAGCCCAGAAGTCCACTGCGGCAGGATATGACATCACAGGATACGTCTGA
- the rbm41 gene encoding RNA-binding protein 41, whose translation MRRVSRRSCEDGPLLEEQETEGQRQLHSLLLQQLHTEVDIDRCVAKRQCFAPAALYLPFGEQAAGVRSLPQFQALQDGEKELASLRELGLTDTEIQQWQSRDVPEAAEKSHGVCAAPGAKQQRLQVIRDKIEARAELLSRPQRFAASRPLSRREMEIERALFQGTDRLGFLTALYHRDEDNLECQEGASSSDPMDSLYRDVLSKERKPVSLQEREKNEAFHLSKLRNVPGQLKDSHRGKKQPEEASDHQLELLGEKSSPSVQSESSFDPAEQLLVPDRPGPSPSAAPPQINISQPIGSLCGAAKARSGGPLTVKGEIETITDEEILKSRESEEGIQSIPRFRNYQPGIPSKVLCVKNLSAHASVAQLVALFSRFEQENGPPVLYRLLTGRMKGQAFLTLPDAETAKKALQLVHGYRLLGKPLVVEFGRERQEEEKQKEKQKETK comes from the exons ATGTGTAGCCAAGAGGCAGTGCTTCGCCCCGGCGGCGCTTTATCTTCCGTTTGGGGAACAGGCAGCTGGAGTGAGAAGCCTCCCCCAGTTCCAGGCCCTACAGGATGGGGAGAAGGAGCTGGCCAGCTTGCGGGAGCTGGGCCTAACCGACACCGAGATCCAGCAGTGGCAGAGCAGAGACGTACCGGAGGCAGCAGAGAAG TCCCATGGTGTGTGCGCAGCTCCAGGTGCGAAGCAGCAGCGCCTGCAGGTGATCAGAGACAAGATTGAAGCCAGGGCAGAGCTCCTGTCCCGGCCACAGCGCTTTGCCGCCAGCCGGCCGCTGTCACGCCGGGAGATGGAGATTGAACGAGCGCTTTTCCAGGGAACTGACCGCCTGGGTTTCCTCACTGCACTCTACCATAGAG ATGAAGATAACCTAGAGTGCCAGGAGGGGGCGTCGTCCTCTGACCCAATGGATTCTCTCTACAGAGATGTTCTCAGCAAGGAGAGAAAACCAGTTTCACtacaggagagagaaaaaaacgaaGCATTCCACCTGTCTAAACTCAGAAATGTACCTGGCCAGTTAAAAGACTCACATAGAGGCAAAAAACAACCAGAAGAAGCCTCTGACCATCAATTAGAACTGCTGGGTGAAAAAAGTAGCCCGTCAGTACAGTCAGAGTCAAGTTTCGACCCTGCAGAGCAGCTGCTCGTTCCAGACAGACCCGGGCCCTCACCATCGGCTGCTCCACCACAGATTAATATAAGCCAGCCAATCGGCAGTCTCTGTGGAGCTGCAAAGGCCAGGTCAGGGGGACCACTGACTGTCAAAGGGGAGATTGAGACAATCACAGATGAAGAAATCCTGAAAAGCCGTGAATCTGAAGAAGGGATCCAGAGCATCCCGAGGTTCCGAAACTACCAGCCGGGAATACCCTCCAAG GTCTTGTGTGTAAAGAACTTGAGTGCACACGCCTCAGTGGCCCAGCTGGTGGCGCTCTTCTCCAGGTTCGAACAGGAGAACGGGCCGCCAGTACTTTACCGCCTGCTGACTGGAAGGATGAAAGGTCAGGCCTTCCTCACTCTGCCAG ATGCTGAAACAGCCAAGAAAGCCTTGCAGTTGGTCCATGGATACCGGTTGCTAGGGAAACCTTTGGTGGTTGAGTTTGGCCGTGAGCGACaggaagaagagaaacagaaggagaaacagaaggagacaaaataa